A portion of the Anoxybacillus gonensis genome contains these proteins:
- the mgtE gene encoding magnesium transporter: MLQALYDGKIEAFRKQFLKLHPYDRAKFYVEQSPEVRKRMYEYLSPAEMAEIFDHLDIEEDEYKIYLSEMDPLFVAQMLAHMYADNAADVLNELDKKEVANYLTIMDDEAAKDIQGLLHYKEYTAGSIMTTEYIAIHANQTVRSAMQILKREAANAETIYYLYVVNEQRQLVGVLSLRELLTSDDDVMICDVMNDRVVSVFVDEDQEEVARKMQNYDFLALPVVDMNNHLLGIITVDDIVDVISEEATDDYSKLAGVPDVDIQYTPFEAAKKRLPWLIILLFLGMMTANLISRFEDTLQKVAILAVFIPLIAGMSGNTGTQSLAVAVRRLAMGDFEKEGKWRMLAREALTGLLIGLSCGVVITIVVYVWKQQFFLGVLVGLALFATLTVATVAGALIPLFMHKLRIDPAVASGPFITTINDLISILIYFGLAKMFMDYLL; encoded by the coding sequence ATGTTGCAGGCGTTATATGATGGAAAAATCGAAGCGTTTCGAAAACAGTTTTTAAAATTGCATCCGTATGATCGGGCGAAGTTTTACGTTGAACAAAGCCCAGAAGTGAGAAAGCGAATGTATGAATATTTGTCGCCAGCGGAAATGGCGGAAATTTTTGACCACCTCGACATTGAAGAAGATGAATATAAAATTTATTTGTCGGAAATGGATCCGTTATTTGTGGCGCAAATGCTCGCGCACATGTATGCCGACAATGCGGCGGACGTATTAAATGAACTAGATAAAAAAGAAGTGGCGAATTATTTAACGATTATGGACGATGAAGCGGCGAAAGATATTCAAGGGTTGCTTCATTATAAAGAATATACGGCCGGAAGCATTATGACAACGGAATATATCGCCATTCACGCCAATCAAACGGTGCGTTCGGCGATGCAAATTTTAAAAAGAGAAGCAGCGAATGCGGAAACGATTTATTATTTGTATGTCGTCAATGAACAACGGCAGCTCGTTGGGGTATTGTCGCTACGCGAGCTGTTGACATCGGATGATGATGTGATGATTTGTGATGTCATGAACGATCGGGTCGTTTCTGTATTTGTTGATGAAGATCAAGAAGAAGTGGCGCGCAAAATGCAAAACTACGATTTTTTAGCGCTTCCTGTCGTCGATATGAACAATCATTTGCTTGGGATTATTACCGTCGATGACATTGTCGACGTCATTTCGGAAGAAGCGACAGACGACTATTCGAAACTCGCGGGGGTTCCGGATGTCGATATTCAATACACTCCGTTCGAAGCGGCGAAAAAGCGGTTGCCGTGGCTCATTATTTTACTGTTTTTAGGCATGATGACGGCGAATTTAATTAGCCGTTTTGAAGACACGTTGCAAAAAGTCGCGATTTTAGCGGTGTTTATTCCGCTTATTGCGGGCATGTCTGGAAATACAGGGACGCAGTCGTTGGCGGTCGCGGTGCGCCGTTTAGCGATGGGGGATTTCGAAAAAGAAGGAAAGTGGCGCATGCTTGCACGCGAAGCGCTAACGGGGCTACTTATCGGTTTATCTTGCGGCGTCGTCATTACGATTGTTGTGTACGTATGGAAGCAACAGTTTTTCTTAGGTGTGCTCGTCGGATTAGCGTTATTTGCGACGTTGACGGTCGCGACAGTTGCAGGGGCGCTCATTCCGCTCTTTATGCATAAATTGCGCATCGACCCGGCTGTTGCATCTGGTCCGTTTATTACGACGATTAACGATTTAATTAGCATTCTCATTTATTTCGGTTTAGCGAAGATGTTTATGGACTATTTATTATAA